Below is a window of Leishmania panamensis strain MHOM/PA/94/PSC-1 chromosome 30 sequence DNA.
ACAGCAGAGGACACGACGCGATGCATCAGCACAAAGCGACACGACATCGGCTCGTCCGTCGCGCCACTGCCTACAAACACGAACACGCGCGCGTCGTGCGACTGGGCAGGAAAGCcgcggggcagcagcgatgcgggCCCCACACATGCGTCGTACcagccgccgctgtgccCGTCGCTGAGGATTGCGGTGGTGTTGTAGAACAGGCCGGGCATTGATACGCAACCCTTGTGCAGTGGTGCCTGGTAGACGTCGATGCATGCGTACCGGCAAGCAGCCTTGGCGTTGTCGAGTCCTGCGTTGGGGCTGCCAGTCGACAGGGCGCCGGCAGGAAGCACAGGGCAGCCGTGCATGAGGCCATCACCAGGGCAATAGACTGGGGTCGGTGGGGTCGGCGATGCGGAGCAGAGGGACGGGCAAACCTCACAGCTTGCCGCGTCGGGCTTTGCGTAGGTGCCAGCAGGGCACGTCTCAGCGACCTGTGCTCCGACGAGGACACGGTGGCGGTCCTCGCTCGACGCTGCGCGGTTCAACCCCGTGTGCAGAGCGGCGTCAGCGGCATGGCCAGCAGCACATGGATTCATGGGTGCGGAGGCCACGATGCTCGGCGTGTAAAGTGACCTCTGGCCTGTAAAGCTGGTCGATGCCTGTTGAAACATCGTCCAGTGGATGAATTCGTGTTGGAGCGAAGCTTTGGCAGCAGGGAATGCCGTCGCCAGAGGCACCGACGACTCATACCGCGTGATACCGGGTACAGCAGCCGAGGTGGGTTTCACGGTCCTCATCTCGCTCACGTCCCACAGAACACCTAGAGCAGCACTAGAGGGGACACCTGACGCATCAGCGCGCGCCTTCAGCAGAGCCTGGACACAGTCGGACGGAGAGGTTGTCGCCGCAGAAGTCAGAGGTCTCGTCGCGTCGAGAAACATGGCCAGACACGCCAGAAGcgctttttcgtttcttggCAGTGaagcagacacacgcgcaacgcgtgctgcagtggcttCCTGGAACACTGTAGCATTGGCCAAGGCGTCTGCCACCGAGGCCTCTTGCATCGTCCGCATCGCCcacgcgtgcatgtgcgtcgCGGGCTCCACCCACACCGAAGAGGACGCATGCAGGAAAGGTGCATCGAAGAGGGCCGTGAGGGAAAACAAGTATGTTGTTGTCACGCAGTAcgtgcgctgcaggagctgcgaaACAAGCGTATCCGCCTGTTCCTCACTGAGGGcgcccgcaccgccgccgttggATAAAACTTCTCCCAAGCGGTCCAGCGCATCCTCCATATACGTGACAAGGCGCGCAAAGGTTCGAagtccactgctgctgctgctgctcgccacggagtgctgcagctgcacccacGCGTCCACCATTAAGCACGACGTCTTCGGTGCAGGTCCAGGCACACCAGTGATGAACCCCGTTGCTGTGTCATCGAGCGATGGCGCCATCTGCAATGGCGTCAGCGTTGCGACGGCAAGGCGGTACAGGAGCGCCCACTTGCGCTGAAGTTGTGGCACGTAGGTAGACCAGAGGTAGCCACCCCACTGCCCTGCCACCGCTCGCTGCATttccgctgcctccgctgcaTCCCACAGGGTCAGAGGAATAGTTCGGTAGGCACGCGCTGCCTGCTCAGCGTGGGCAAGGGCGTCCACAACACGTGGCACGGCGGTCCGCAACCACGCTCGCTGTGGCAAATAGTCACTCATAAATACAGTGAGCACCTCTGCAGCACTCAGGCCCCTGGAAGAAAGTGTTAGTGACTCGTCGGCCCGCATGGCACTCGTTGCGGCGGCGAGGGAATCTGCAGTCCAATTTGTGTGCAACGCGTCCAGTTCTCCCAGCATGCACTGTGGGGGAGACGACTGCAATACTCCTGCACAGGTGCCCAGAGACGTGGGAGTGGTGTAGCACCCTCGCCGCAGGTCGAGCCTGCCTGCCACCTCAGCAGTGAGCGATGCAGCCTCGCCTGTTGACTCCACCGCGGACAGCGACACGAGGTACACGGGGCTGAACTGGGTGTCGAACATGGAGAAGGTGAATGGGGCAGTTATTCCGCCTCCAGACGCGCGGGTGTGAGCACACACCGGTGCCGAAGTGCCACCGGTGCTCTTCAAGACATAAGAAAACCCACCCGCACTCCAGACAGGCGCTAAAACCGCCTCCGAGAGCTGCATCAGGTTAGTAAAAGCTGTTGCTGCGGAGATGCTCTCGTCGGCAAGCGCTACTGCAACTCGCTCCGCGTTGGGGAGCACCGGCTGTGTGGTGGAATTTACCGCTCCACCAGAGCCTCCCCAGCCCGCcaccagcaacagcgccacgcacgcgcagacaTGACAAACGCGCCTACACGGCATGGTGGCGTTCGCTCCCTTGTGAGACGAAGTTCACCGAGAGCGGTGTCTGAAACGAagacggaggaagagagagagagagagagacaaggtACGCGCGCTTTTTACcgggaggaagaagaaggtgaCAAGGTCCTCTACTAATCACACATAcgcactgtgtgtgtgtgagagagaggggggcacacaGCGATGCGAGGTGTGGGATAGAGCAGAGAccaccaaagagagagaacgagcagAGAGGTGCACTCAATGTCTGCGTCATTcaagggggtgagggaacGAGGGGGGACGCGATACACATGCACAGCGAGGATGTATCAGGAAAGGcaaagagatggagagaaaaagagggagtggggcaTGCGCTGACGGGTTTGTGCAAAGGGGGTGAAAAGGGAGCAGCTGTCCGGGGGCGCAGTGCTTTGATGAACGTTAGAGCCGCCTCACACACTCGCGGAGCTCAGGGAACCAATGTGTATGCgtatgcacgtgtgtgttACGTCGATAGATTATAtcgagagaaaagggggagggggaaaacacacacacacacacacacacacgtgaagAAACACCAACACTAGCAAAGGACAAGAACGAAAAGGGCAAAAGACGAAAGGGGCGTGTGCTTCGTCCaaagctgcggcagcgtaGTGTCTGTCCGAAAGGCACGGCGGGACGAGGTTCGTGTCaaggtgcacgcacgcacgcatacgTGCGGTGTTGGAATGCAAAGAAGGAGTAACAGCAAGCAACAAGACGTATTGGTGTCACCGAATCATCGAAGGCAGTATGCGGGCGTGCCGGTGTTCGGGGCAtgggggtgtgtgtggaaggggCATGCGCGTGAGTATCGGGGGGAAGGAGGTCGGGTACATCGAGAAAAGGGATGacgcgcaacagcagcgagaagagcgaaagaacGGGACGGGCCGGCCAGCAGCAATACGAAGAAGCACCGAGGCGGTGTGGAAGGGGGCGAG
It encodes the following:
- a CDS encoding hypothetical protein (TriTrypDB/GeneDB-style sysID: LpmP.30.0300) is translated as MPCRRVCHVCACVALLLVAGWGGSGGAVNSTTQPVLPNAERVAVALADESISAATAFTNLMQLSEAVLAPVWSAGGFSYVLKSTGGTSAPVCAHTRASGGGITAPFTFSMFDTQFSPVYLVSLSAVESTGEAASLTAEVAGRLDLRRGCYTTPTSLGTCAGVLQSSPPQCMLGELDALHTNWTADSLAAATSAMRADESLTLSSRGLSAAEVLTVFMSDYLPQRAWLRTAVPRVVDALAHAEQAARAYRTIPLTLWDAAEAAEMQRAVAGQWGGYLWSTYVPQLQRKWALLYRLAVATLTPLQMAPSLDDTATGFITGVPGPAPKTSCLMVDAWVQLQHSVASSSSSSGLRTFARLVTYMEDALDRLGEVLSNGGGAGALSEEQADTLVSQLLQRTYCVTTTYLFSLTALFDAPFLHASSSVWVEPATHMHAWAMRTMQEASVADALANATVFQEATAARVARVSASLPRNEKALLACLAMFLDATRPLTSAATTSPSDCVQALLKARADASGVPSSAALGVLWDVSEMRTVKPTSAAVPGITRYESSVPLATAFPAAKASLQHEFIHWTMFQQASTSFTGQRSLYTPSIVASAPMNPCAAGHAADAALHTGLNRAASSEDRHRVLVGAQVAETCPAGTYAKPDAASCEVCPSLCSASPTPPTPVYCPGDGLMHGCPVLPAGALSTGSPNAGLDNAKAACRYACIDVYQAPLHKGCVSMPGLFYNTTAILSDGHSGGWYDACVGPASLLPRGFPAQSHDARVFVFVGSGATDEPMSCRFVLMHRVVSSAVSAETLWAVGLLPPPLSVSAPSATATSSAGLLPHRGGVAWEAAMQLNATLLWEMHRSLLRSQQQASGTGTGAVTTSIGHVLVALREGGEGVASQSRWSWSLVSSYQHPAGVEAATITSATDTAPPPSVSFTLRLLLNASILAIPQSTDATTTWRGCTEVFSMTPAPSSLTVLSSPWTWSVKSVGVDYLAKATYRVVLSRSTSTVAFFADAAAVGSPVTVDWPLWKHSQMTSPPSAKTTMYLSVAGWVARYVEREQWMVMSPSFSFSSSPQPSTLPLHYDYVPGMMTRLSSTAFPVSPLHEALSRAEASWHSQAQTTAQQQSRDVAALTDVHLLSLYVASFPAVTASVSAVLNGLSVRQSRGLDGVCRSSYGSTPTVSGTSVTPACAMCTSGSYTVLNATPDRSKCACLPQRTSVYMTPSAGQQVRACLRRPDGPAAPSSYMRPPGLLFIDSDVAVADGVFLGWYGSGTGATGTGLPAATSLEGSVICTYGLTVPRLTTTAPSTSLNLSVTLQYTTGLGAEECHVMAAARGDSPAYTTQPSYSAISSYGLRLRAPRLPVRAIALVINSRLFTDQTVLTVSVRDYALLPRHAVDSLMHMRGITEYHVAFLIYILRCATVSAVLRCGSTLRVARNFTWAGSSSLDSLVLRVNLTGMITEACQVSFTVLSATAAASEASVPHTSWPYTYLATEANASLFFEASPTVHYTLHPSVETFAATKLRYDPLAEDSSLVISSILLALSLSLVSIILVSVGPPSLHPLSWRAYERARARRHCQHRQLHNASLLERGAD